TGCGCGTTCTGCACCACGTATTCCTGCTTCAGCCGAGAAAACGACAGAGACACTTTTTCGAGCGGACGCGATTCGCTATCGCTGACTCCCGAGGGATGCACCGAAGTAACCAGCACGTCGTTCATCGTGAACTTGATGTATTCGAGCGGATTTCCGCCGGCCTTACGTACGACGAGCTTCGCTTCGTCGATGTGTTTGCCGGTCAGGCAGTATTGCGTCAGATTGGGCGTTGCACGATCGATGAA
This is a stretch of genomic DNA from Paraburkholderia sp. HP33-1. It encodes these proteins:
- a CDS encoding Hcp family type VI secretion system effector, producing MAQDIFLKINGIDGESADANHKDEIDVLSWDWGVTQQSNMHVGSGGGAGRATVEDFTFEHFIDRATPNLTQYCLTGKHIDEAKLVVRKAGGNPLEYIKFTMNDVLVTSVHPSGVSDSESRPLEKVSLSFSRLKQEYVVQNAQGGSGGAITATFDIKKNTA